In the genome of Carettochelys insculpta isolate YL-2023 chromosome 17, ASM3395843v1, whole genome shotgun sequence, the window GAGGGAAACTTTGAAAGTAACTTAATTCACTTAACTACATTTCACCTCCCTTTTTAAGAGCTGCCTTATTCAGAGCAAAGTCAAAAATCCTACCTAGTGGCATAGCGTTGTCCCCTCTGCCTTGGTGAGAGTGCTGTCCTTCATGCTGCATAGCAGCCGCCTGTATGGAAACAGGCTGACATCACTGCAGGGGAAATGGAAAAGCAGATGGGATATTGCAATGGCACTGCCCACTGCTAAGTTAAATATAAAACATCTAGCATAAGGCAGTGAGGCAATAGCCGCTCAGGAAGTTTGCCATGAGGACATTGAAAAGTAAACACTTAACTGTTTCAAAGTGATTCCCTCCACTGCCCAATTGGTTCAGATTCCTTTTAATTGAGGGAACAAACAAGCATACCACAAAGCCAGCAAAGTTTTAATCAGCACCGACAGCTACAGTGACCCTAATGTGTCTAAGCCATACTGTGGCTCTCTGTTCACTTCTGAGTGCATCATAAGTGTCCCTCACATCTCTCCGTATCTCTTCTGTTGCATTGTTTTGCCTGTGCCGTACACCATAATCCCAAGCCACCTTTTGAGAGGAATGCATTTGGTTATAGAGCCAAATCCTTAACTGATTTAAATTAGGATATCGATTTCAGTGGATGTTTCCAAAGATTCCAAATTTATTTGATATTAATTGTTTTGAGttctctcctcttttttttgtggggggtgaGGGAAGGAGTGTTTTGGTTCCAGGCAGACTTTTGATCTGTGATGGGCACAAGTGCTCCCTGTGGCTTAGGTGTTTAAAGAGATTTTCACCATAAAATATCCTTACAGAACATCAGTTCCCATAGGCAAAGGAAGCCACATACTATTGAATAGACTAAACAatcaggctacggttacactagcaagttttgccaccaTAACTTGTGGAGCGTgcacacccaaaatgcattttgtcaacagtatctggacaaaacacagctctTTTGCCAGCGCATTCTGCCTCAGAGCTTTGAGGCACAATGccgctgtcaacagattctgtctacaaaaaaagctgtgtggctgctatGCGGGGCCTTCTCTCGAGAGACGGGGTATCCATAACAATGGGGAGCCCTGTCGGCTGTGCTTCCGGgttcctgttttgtcaagagagcaactGAGCAGTTCagccgctctgtcaacacagcggagcactcttccaattggcttttgtgtgtggctgtgaaggAGTCACGCTGGTTGTTTTTCACTGTCCAATCCAACctgtaaatgaaatttaaaaaaaaaaacaaaactggaagGCATAAATGATGAGAATAAGATTTTGAGAGTTCTTTCTGTGCTAATAATCTAATGCTCTTAATAATGCAGGTGAGAATATTGACTATTTTTGAGACCTAAGACTATATACCTACTTTATCCTTGTAAATTATATGGCTTTGTTGATTACAGCTACATCAATTTACACCAGGTGATGTTCTGGCCCAGAATATAACTTGATAGAATTCCTTTGAAAATATTTGGCAGTTTAAATGCTAGCTGGACAGGAATAATTCTCAATTCTCCTCATATTCTTTCCACTGTAGGAAGGAAGTCTGTGGCCTTCAGAAAGCACAGTGTCAGGAAGTGGAGTAACAGAGGTGAGGACGAGGCTGGCACTGCCTAATAACCTGGTCTGTTTGCATACAGGCTGAAATGTCCCCAAactcatgctctctctctctctcccttgtcTTCAGCAGCAAATTTACACGCCAAGACCCACAGACAGACTAGCAGTTCCATCCTTTTTGCAGAGGGACCGTTTTAATAGATTCCAGCCAACGTACCCCTACATGCAACATGAgattgatcttccccccaccatcTCACTGTCCGATGGGGAGGAGCCACCCCCTTACCAGGGGCCCTGCACGCTACAGCTCCGAGATCCAGAGCAACAAATGGAACTAAACAGAGAATCAGTCCGGGCTCCTCCCAATAGAACCATCTTTGACAGTGACTTAATAGATAACTCAGTGTTCGGAGGGCCTTGCCCACCCAGCAGTAACTCTGGCATCAGCGCAACCTGCTACGGAAGCAATGGGAGAATGGAAGGACCACCGCCAACCTACAGTGAGGTGATAGGTCACTATCCAGGATCTACGTTTTTCCAGCACCAGCAGAGCAACAATGGCTTGCCCTCTATAATGGAGGGCAATAGACTCCACCATTCGCAAATCAATAGCCTTGAGAGCACAAATGCATGGAACAAGgataaagagaaacaaaaaggtCACCCCTTTTAAAAAAGAGATCAAACACAAAAGTAAGAACACTCTGCACTTcgcattaaaagaaaaaaaaaaaaagagttggggAGGAtgagcaaaaaataaataaataaataaataaaaagcccttccccagagctctgtgtATAATATTTACTTGTTATGTCTGGTCTGAATGCACAAGCCAAGAAAGCTTGCAAAAACATTTCTTTGAGCTGCATCTAGAAGtttaaaaaggtttaaaaaaaaaatcaaccgtAGTCCTTcatttttttgttgctgttgctgttgttggttgttgttgttgttgttgttgctgttgttttctaGTTGAGCTATGCGCGTggatgcttttttttaatttcacttaactttaaagaaaaaatttgCACAAAACCATTTTGTTTAAAGAtctgcaatatatatatataaatatatattaaaataagagAAACTGTATGTGTGCGGAGCAGGAGTATTTTTGTATTAGAAAAggcctagtttaaaaaaaatttcattgTTTTCTGAACTAGGAGAAAAAATGGCAATTTTTGAGTGccaactcaaaaaggatgtattacatttaaaaaaaacaaaaacaaaacaaaaaaaacagaaaaaatcaaAAGCAGGGGTTTAGAGTTATTTATATAAATGTTGAAATTTTGCActattttttaatataaatatgtCAGTGCTTGTGTTGGTCAAAGCCTCTATCGTGTATACCAGAAAACTGTTAAGGgatacatttcaaaatgaagaaCAAACTAGCTGGAATGGGGTGGAAAATCCTAAAGTTAAAGAGACTGGCTTGGAAGGAACATTGCAAGAGAGACTGCATCTTATGCAAATCTTTAAATTTCCATGGTCACCCAAGTGTTACCCATATAATACAGTTTTGCTACTGCATAGTTGAATGGTAGTCACTGCTGTATACATTCCCTGTAGAACAAGAGGAGTTTGTGTGTTTGCATGTATGTTACCAGTTAGGATTGTTGGACTTGAACAAAAGAAGCTCTCAGCACTTCTGTGAATTAAAAACAACTTAGcagaagcaatttttttttttaattctcttagaggagcagggggtgggggggagaagactTCAGTCTGAAGGAGACAaaggggtttttttccttttaaatattaAACAGAAGGGCCCCGTTTTGAGAGGAAGTTGTTGGTTATAGAGGTTAATGTAAGTACATGATAACAACTGAAGTCTGGCTTTTTAGATAGGTTTAAATGGGACATTGAAAAAGCTGAACAATCTGTAGCTTGTTCATGTCATTTTCATACAGTGTTAAACGGGAAAACTTTTATTCTGAATAAAAAAAGAGTGCAACTGTATTGCATAAATATCCGCAGTCCTTGTACACTGCCTCTGATGGTGGTTGTTTTTTATTATGCTAGAGAAAGAGGGATTAAAAACAATAGATGGAAATGAATCTGCTCCTGTGATGTATTAAAtaaaggctaacaaaacaatGCTTACTGCTTTAGAAGCAAAACCTTTTACTACTTCGGAATATTTCTTCATTCAAAACAAGCACCAGCCCTTGTCCCCTAGCATCAAGGTTCCACCCCTGCCAAGCACCTCCTCAAAATCATTGGatgtttttaatttatctttGTTTCATAAGCATTTTGTCTTACTATGCTATTGTTTACATTTTTCTATTGTGTAGATATGATAGACATTTTACCCTTGTGGTAAATTTATAATGTAACAGAGTGaaatatgagagagagaaaacatgtAAGGGAATAACTGTTCTCTCTATCTTGTGTGCAAATATTATTAGCTGGGCTACCCTTCTCCATTGCTGTGAGAGGGTATCTACAAATGCGAGGAAGGGTCAGATGGGGGAACCTCAAAGAGTGAAGATTTTACAAAGAGATGTAACTTCATTTTCTGCAAGATGCTAACTAGTAGAGTAACATAAATGAAAGATATCAAGGCAATAACTATAAACTATTGTTAAGCAACTTTTCTATTacttgaaaaaaacaaaccatgagAACAGTTTTGAAGTTCTGACCATTTGAacaatatttatatatattttaaagaagaTAATGAATAGATGAACTTGAAGTTGGATCATTACTTTGTTTTGCTTGtgaggcttttgttttgttttttggggtttctTTTGGTTTTGTATTTGCCTTGTAATAGTCCTGTACCTTTGCAGTATCAATGCCTGCTTTTCCACAGCTTTTTGTAATCTTCATATCGTTACAAGTCACATCACCTAAATTTTGTTGACCtccaaaacaagaaaacaaaaaacaaataaagtcatGCAAAGGAATAAATCTAGTTTGTCATGAAAGGTACACAACTGATGAATTTATACAAGTTTTTACGATTTATCTTTCCTTTATGTAACATGTCTATTTAGTGCCTTATTAAAGAGACAGTAACTTGCTCTTTCAAGAGGGAGAAACAAATCTTTGCTTGTACCATGAGTTACCAGGATCAAGTCTCCTAAGCTTCAGATCCTTGCATTAAATTTTCTCGTTATGTATTTAAAAGGGGTACTGCTTCTTCAAATGCTCCCTTTCACCCACTAGATCAAGTTTGATGTGCCTAGCCATGTAAGGTGCTCCCTTTCTGCCATTGTTTTCATGAACTGTTTGCAAGGTAACTTGAATACATTTATGCACATGTCCTACTCCAGTGGGTAGGAAACTGTGGTGGATATTGTAAATGAGATACCAACCAAAAGACAAACTGAAATATAATATCTACTGCCCTCTTGAGCCAAAATGCGTGAATAGTAttgttggtttttcttttttttttttgtttgtttgtttgtttgttctgtagTCTAACTAGTTTGTTTGCTACAAAAATGGTTACCTCAGCAGGTTTTGGGTGGAACATGCATCACATCTAAAACTGTACAGTAAATATGGAAGCATTTTGCAATGGAAGAGTTTTGCAGACTCGAGGTTGTTAAGTAATTGAACTATTTTTCATTGTGGGAGGGAAGTTATAGTGCCCAAGAAAACTATAAAATCTAACAGAAAGATCTCTGGCTGTCATGAAGGCACTGTCTAATGGGGGCTTGGTGGGAGAGGATTTGAAAATGAATACTGTAATTAGTATTGGTCAAAATTCAGAAAATCCaatttttaactttgtttttaaagaaagatgCCTACTTTTCCATCCCTGTCTCTCACCGCAACCAGTTCCCAGGAAGagcattttcatttgtttttcttgcACACAAGAAGGTTGAAAACATGGGATTTTCAATGAAAAGGAATTCGTTGTTCAGTCTATATATTGCATAAAAACTAAAAGGGTCTAGCTTTTCTTTCAGCAAGATGTCTTTAACTTCCATTAACAGGGATTTTTATATGGGCATACATGGAAGGGGAACCATAGATCCCTGCCAATCTATATTCGCAAGAGCACTAAACCCTTAAAGGTGAAATCTGAGCTCCTCTGTAGTCAACAACAAAACTGCAGTTGAGTTCACCGGAGCCAGTATTTCACCCCAGTCATTTTTCCCCTAAGTCCTCTTTCTCCTTTGTATAATCTATTTGTTACCCAAATATTCAAGATGATGCACAAACCAACCCCAAAATCCTACCAGGGTGTTAGGGTCTAATTTTATCAGCCCATGGTCTATTTCTGCTGAATACTGATATCCCATATTATCAGCAAGTTACTGAAAACCAGCTGCATGCACAACAGCTGATGTATCCTTGCCCTTGGTTTCTCCCTGCCTTTCTGCAGATGAGAATTGTACTTGAACTTGATTATGGTCCTACActacagaagtcaatggaagactCACTGTTGATGTCAATAAGAGTGAGAGAGAGTTTTGAAGCCCTTTATGGAGCACCCTTTGtactgattatttttatttagcaaAAGCAGAAAGAAACAAGACTGCTTATGCTTAGCAACCTCTTGTCCCAGTCTGCCTATTTTGCTAGAAGTTTGGCATGTTAGCTTTAAAGTCATAttaccttttttttgtttgtatcttatAGTAGGGCAAACAGCATTCTTCGTTAAAGTGCCACCAAAACTTAGTGAACTGCAATGTGAACGAGGATTTTTAAATCAGGATGGCAAGGAAGAATGGGTTTTATTTGGTTCTAACACTGCTAAAACTAAGTTCCCTTCACAACCCTTGATTTCAACAGTTGGAATATCAGCTTTACTAATCTAGTGCATTGTTTCcttaagtattttaaaatgtattcaatCTTAAGTGGGGGGGAGTAAGGAAAACTGATTGCTCTCTTGGGAAATGACCCCTTTAGTATGCATATGAATTTATGAAATTGCACTAACTGctgtactgaaaaataaaaaagagcccAACGTTTTTATTAAGGGTTGAAAAAAACTAAATCCAGATGTGTGGCATAAATAATGTTAGTCAAGAACAGAATGAATTTTTATTCTCTTCTGTCAGCTCAGATTTTCTATGTACAACAcaaagctacaaaaaaaaaaaagaaaaaaaagagaaaaagtttTCCAGAAACTGCTTCAAATTTTTGCTGTATTATAGAAGCTCATGAAGGACGGCATTAAAGTCCTAATTTGCCTGCCTTATAGTCACATTTCATTGTATTGATATTTTCTTAAACTTCCAGTTGCATTGCTTTGGCTTTGAAGTTTGTTATAGGCAGTCCTGTATCCTGAATTCTGTTCAAGTTTAAAGTTATGTAAACTATTGACAGCACATGCAATGCAGTACTTATCTATATTTTGCTGTTTTAGTATGAATATGTACTCTGATGCCAATTTACAAGAATCTGTTGTAAACGCTTATTGTGTAACAGTAACCAATAGTGGCAATTATATGTCATTCTAAAAGCTGCAATACTTATACAATAAATTTTACAATACTTTGGAATGTTTGTTTCACCTTTTGCTTTCTT includes:
- the PMEPA1 gene encoding protein TMEPAI isoform X2; the encoded protein is MYNLMGVNSTAAAIQPNVSCTCNCKRSLFQSMEITELEFVQIIIIVVVMMVMVVVITCLLNHYKLSARSFINRHSQGRRRDENLSSEGSLWPSESTVSGSGVTEQIYTPRPTDRLAVPSFLQRDRFNRFQPTYPYMQHEIDLPPTISLSDGEEPPPYQGPCTLQLRDPEQQMELNRESVRAPPNRTIFDSDLIDNSVFGGPCPPSSNSGISATCYGSNGRMEGPPPTYSEVIGHYPGSTFFQHQQSNNGLPSIMEGNRLHHSQINSLESTNAWNKDKEKQKGHPF
- the PMEPA1 gene encoding protein TMEPAI isoform X1, with translation MYNLMGVNSTAAAIQPNVSCTCNCKRSLFQSMEITELEFVQIIIIVVVMMVMVVVITCLLNHYKLSARSFINRHSQGRRRDENLSSEGSLWPSESTVSGSGVTEQQIYTPRPTDRLAVPSFLQRDRFNRFQPTYPYMQHEIDLPPTISLSDGEEPPPYQGPCTLQLRDPEQQMELNRESVRAPPNRTIFDSDLIDNSVFGGPCPPSSNSGISATCYGSNGRMEGPPPTYSEVIGHYPGSTFFQHQQSNNGLPSIMEGNRLHHSQINSLESTNAWNKDKEKQKGHPF
- the PMEPA1 gene encoding protein TMEPAI isoform X3, with the protein product MYNLMGVNSTAAAIQPNVSCTCNCKRSLFQSMEITELEFVQIIIIVVVMMVMVVVITCLLNHYKLSARSFINRHSQGRRRDENLSSQQIYTPRPTDRLAVPSFLQRDRFNRFQPTYPYMQHEIDLPPTISLSDGEEPPPYQGPCTLQLRDPEQQMELNRESVRAPPNRTIFDSDLIDNSVFGGPCPPSSNSGISATCYGSNGRMEGPPPTYSEVIGHYPGSTFFQHQQSNNGLPSIMEGNRLHHSQINSLESTNAWNKDKEKQKGHPF
- the PMEPA1 gene encoding protein TMEPAI isoform X4, with translation MYNLMGVNSTAAAIQPNVSCTCNCKRSLFQSMEITELEFVQIIIIVVVMMVMVVVITCLLNHYKLSARSFINRHSQGRRRDENLSSQIYTPRPTDRLAVPSFLQRDRFNRFQPTYPYMQHEIDLPPTISLSDGEEPPPYQGPCTLQLRDPEQQMELNRESVRAPPNRTIFDSDLIDNSVFGGPCPPSSNSGISATCYGSNGRMEGPPPTYSEVIGHYPGSTFFQHQQSNNGLPSIMEGNRLHHSQINSLESTNAWNKDKEKQKGHPF